Genomic segment of Nocardioides eburneiflavus:
CCCCTCGGCGGTGCTGGTGACCTCGGTCGACCGCGAGGGAGCTCCCGACGACGCCATCGAGATGCTCGCCGTCACGGCAGACGGCGCCTGGCTCGTGACCACGCCGCGCCTGCCGATGAAGGCCAACGGTTCCGGCGACATCACCGCCGCCCTGTTCACCGCCCACCTCAAGGCGACCGGCTCCCC
This window contains:
- a CDS encoding bifunctional hydroxymethylpyrimidine kinase/phosphomethylpyrimidine kinase; the protein is MADVLTPNQFELGFITDRDALSGPSSLSDILAAVDEVRGLGPSAVLVTSVDREGAPDDAIEMLAVTADGAWLVTTPRLPMKANGSGDITAALFTAHLKATGSP